One genomic segment of Chitinophaga sancti includes these proteins:
- a CDS encoding gliding motility-associated C-terminal domain-containing protein: MKRFLLLFACLCVFSEIVSAQTIYMNIPDTVCMSTNNGTSDQAKFTSITAYLASGQTGSTVWTIQTPGGTDVDYSILYSSSTSTIKTNQLTSNALTLQFLNAGTYIFTASMTYSNGTVYTKSDTLVAIDCTMPTCNGGNATMPGFSEDFGTLASNAGKKEYSPSTAITYTYDGSSTIGMATNGYAISNTTHWAADWITTSDHTGSNRGGMLVANADGDTRTFFSKEVTGLCRGAVYNFSAWLINVDSSITLTKNCPDYKYAGVTFQILNAANTSQVLGEFKTYAVSMNLAGRQWQRYGGTFTVPTSVTDVIVRIKNSYPGGCGNNIAIDDIEFTYCSPVITASIEGNSESLREVLCEGAPTILTSSYTPATYFSNAEYQWEMSDDGGVTWFDVPYGTATNDTLVIAEGELTGTKDVAADYYFRVRIFENGSSSETCAAPSSSVKLTILPMPQLTLTKSQVCAGATVDLQASGGFDEFKWSDTTYVGPTRSITLVRDTSITVYGYVYYGVDGGKTCVDSNSASIKVDDEPIVEIGASATTLCVGSRVTLSVNEILGTTADSIFWYKGVPGSGQLLSDFTGQTSMVYNTETIADSVFSVRVVQSSCEVTSAPFYLHLTEIPVPDAGTSQFACVSNNSTGTFTMNRTQLTGTTGAWQIIGIEGPGISGATGDINFDDYVSMNKKNPKATVTLTNVGTTVYLQWKVTASSNAACIGYAYDTLTWMSEGTRAYVDSAMTQCGTANVFTMAANEPNVDLTEEFEETGTWTILSGTATIADTNAYNTTVTIPAGNYQDVVLQWSISNKAACGITYDTITLHYKDIPTATVSPVTTCAASGTFDLNPSAITGGPTYYAITSTMIGFTAVPTTAITAWPVAVSIPTTTPAGTYTFQLTISNDSLGCTNTIPFTVNVQSGSVDPTGVTVGSPIICQSGTTTLKVEGGSLAKNADGTDAASWVWYAGGCGTGTAIGTGTTITVPVTATTTYYVRAEGTATCAGSNCASGIVTVYDKPADADAGADASHCSDSVFVMNANAPSIATATGAWTVASGTARITDTTSNTTTVYIKPGNTVTLTWTITNGACVTSDDVTIANYALPGTINKGVDTISQCNNTSFVMSATGTGNWSFLPGTAATVSDATSPTATITLPAGDTATVIWNATNGLCTSADSTFLRNYAMPEDANAGAAQTHCNDSLFHMAAATSVYQGTWSVLSGTATIAAADLHNPTASVIVLVNTTATLQWVLTNGSCTGNPATVTLSNIGGVLGNAISANQVLCASETPATLTGTTTVSGGDGTYAYQWQMSTTNATTGFYNVTTGTGGTTAAYTPAALSADTIWFRRVVTSGCSGSSISNVVKLQRISTPPVVVSVPASTNASCMPGNDYTTLFGTPVFSHAPYTNEPLTVTYTDNTTTPDVCTTIIMRTWTAVDRCGLTATAQQTITVKDTTGPVFTTTAPANVTVSCDNIPATVSLTANDLCSGTFTVAPIEQRVDMAGQCTNNYYLIRKWVAVDNCGNPGDTLKQTITVKDTTGPVFDGTAPANITVDCDKLPAAATMTATDNCTAGTITVTPVDTRQNISGSSCTNTYQITRTWTAIDACGNISALKQIITVVDTTKPVFSVMLRDTTVNCDQVPAVSTVTATDNCTANVTVSVNQTKVFLSTTCAGNYRLTRTWTATDGCGNTATMKQVITVQDTTRPVFTVAPPGDTTVNCDAVPATPSNVVAIDNCSTVKISYSQSKATISGACASNYQLIRTWIAKDECGNTNTWKQTITVQDTTRPVIGTAPADAIVSCGGTIPAEATLYATDNCDANFPKRATMTTDPYTVDVCNGYTITRRWNVTDACGNAAIEKVQVITVTPCPKPQLDTTMPVNCSDNSKFALLLLNKVNKPKFTLQSVTPASAVTAPLTQTSNVFDLNGATMATFVVTDGVTGCVSDPVTYNLRYVEKPTVNLGNDTAICTGNTITLDAGADNASNGYGIVWSTGVTTQQITVAAGGTYYATVTNSGCAATDSIKVTINNPPTVTIRDTTICEGSSVKLNAYIQGATYAWSTGDTGPSITVNTTGTYNVEVSLNGCTVTDDATVNVATPPAITLTADTAVCAGQSVTLEVEPDGGTAVWSDGSLTNTISVSRPGDYWVTVTKNSCVVTDTVSVTNKGDVGLDLGVDKDICAGGSVILNATNENVISYLWNDGTTDPIREVNTPGKYIVTVLDKYCNLTSSDSINVTVAGIGTFRLGNDTTICEGEALTLKVSTGTGNSIKWQDGSTTSWYVVTKTGYYTATIYNECGSITEGITVNYKTCNEQPVTVNAFTPNGDGNNDYFKPGVSGTMIDYELSVFNRWGVLIYSAKDAGTGWDGRFKGMLVEEGTYLWIVNYRKASGGEKLTLKGNVTVIK; the protein is encoded by the coding sequence ATGAAAAGGTTTTTGCTTTTATTTGCTTGTCTGTGTGTGTTCTCTGAAATTGTCAGCGCACAAACTATTTACATGAATATTCCTGATACTGTCTGCATGTCTACCAACAATGGGACATCCGATCAGGCTAAGTTTACGAGTATCACTGCTTACCTTGCGAGCGGACAAACCGGCAGTACTGTCTGGACCATCCAAACACCCGGCGGCACCGATGTTGACTATTCGATCCTGTACTCGTCAAGCACGTCTACGATCAAGACTAATCAGCTCACATCGAACGCGCTCACGCTCCAGTTTCTCAACGCTGGTACCTATATCTTTACGGCAAGTATGACCTACAGCAATGGTACCGTGTACACAAAAAGTGATACACTGGTGGCTATAGACTGTACTATGCCCACCTGTAATGGTGGCAACGCGACTATGCCAGGTTTCTCTGAAGACTTTGGCACGCTTGCCAGTAATGCCGGTAAGAAAGAATATTCTCCGTCAACTGCGATCACGTATACCTACGATGGTTCTTCTACAATCGGTATGGCTACAAACGGCTACGCTATTTCCAACACTACGCATTGGGCGGCAGACTGGATCACCACATCCGATCATACGGGTAGTAACCGAGGTGGTATGCTGGTTGCCAATGCCGATGGGGATACACGTACCTTCTTCTCCAAAGAAGTGACGGGTCTTTGTAGAGGTGCTGTATACAATTTCAGTGCATGGCTCATCAATGTAGATAGTTCCATTACCCTTACCAAGAACTGTCCGGATTATAAATATGCCGGTGTCACCTTCCAGATCCTGAATGCGGCCAATACCAGCCAGGTATTAGGAGAGTTTAAAACTTATGCCGTATCTATGAATCTTGCTGGCAGACAATGGCAGCGATATGGCGGTACGTTTACTGTACCTACCAGTGTGACCGATGTGATTGTACGCATTAAGAATAGCTATCCCGGTGGTTGTGGCAATAACATCGCCATCGACGATATTGAATTTACCTATTGTAGCCCTGTCATCACTGCATCCATCGAAGGTAATTCCGAGAGCCTGAGAGAAGTATTGTGTGAAGGTGCACCTACTATCCTGACTTCTTCTTATACCCCTGCAACTTATTTTTCAAATGCTGAGTACCAATGGGAAATGTCTGACGATGGTGGTGTCACCTGGTTCGACGTACCATATGGTACCGCTACCAATGATACACTTGTCATCGCTGAGGGCGAACTCACCGGCACTAAAGATGTTGCCGCTGATTACTACTTCCGTGTGCGCATCTTCGAAAATGGTTCTTCTTCCGAAACCTGTGCCGCGCCATCTTCATCTGTGAAACTCACCATCCTGCCTATGCCGCAACTGACGCTCACCAAGAGCCAGGTATGTGCGGGTGCTACTGTCGACCTGCAGGCATCAGGTGGCTTTGATGAATTTAAATGGAGCGATACGACTTATGTAGGTCCGACCCGTTCTATTACATTGGTACGCGATACTTCTATCACCGTATATGGTTATGTATATTATGGGGTAGACGGTGGCAAGACCTGTGTGGACTCAAACAGCGCGTCTATCAAAGTAGATGATGAACCAATCGTGGAGATCGGAGCTTCTGCCACTACATTGTGTGTGGGTAGCAGAGTCACATTATCTGTGAATGAGATCCTGGGTACTACCGCAGATTCTATTTTCTGGTACAAAGGTGTACCAGGTTCCGGTCAGCTGCTTTCCGACTTTACAGGTCAGACTTCTATGGTCTACAATACAGAAACCATAGCAGATAGCGTGTTCTCTGTAAGGGTTGTGCAGAGTAGTTGTGAGGTTACGTCGGCGCCGTTCTACCTGCATCTCACTGAGATCCCTGTACCTGATGCCGGTACAAGTCAGTTTGCTTGTGTTTCCAACAATTCAACGGGTACCTTCACGATGAACCGCACGCAGTTAACAGGTACTACAGGCGCCTGGCAGATCATCGGTATCGAAGGCCCCGGTATTTCAGGGGCAACCGGCGATATCAATTTTGATGATTACGTGAGCATGAATAAGAAGAACCCGAAAGCGACTGTAACACTGACCAATGTTGGTACCACTGTATACCTGCAATGGAAAGTGACGGCCAGCAGCAATGCTGCATGTATCGGTTATGCTTATGATACCCTTACCTGGATGTCTGAAGGAACACGTGCTTATGTAGATAGCGCCATGACACAGTGTGGTACTGCCAATGTATTTACAATGGCGGCCAATGAGCCGAATGTAGACCTCACAGAAGAATTCGAAGAAACGGGAACCTGGACCATATTGTCCGGTACAGCTACCATCGCTGATACGAATGCTTATAATACGACTGTCACAATACCTGCAGGTAATTACCAGGACGTAGTATTACAATGGAGCATTTCGAACAAGGCAGCATGTGGTATTACCTATGATACAATCACCTTACATTATAAAGATATACCAACAGCGACTGTGAGTCCTGTTACTACCTGTGCAGCTTCAGGTACGTTTGATCTGAACCCTTCGGCGATCACCGGTGGTCCCACCTATTATGCGATCACCAGTACGATGATTGGGTTTACGGCAGTACCGACTACGGCAATCACTGCATGGCCGGTTGCGGTAAGCATACCGACAACGACGCCGGCAGGTACATATACTTTCCAGCTGACCATCAGCAATGATAGTCTGGGTTGTACAAACACCATTCCTTTTACTGTAAATGTTCAATCTGGTTCTGTAGACCCTACAGGCGTAACCGTAGGTTCCCCGATCATCTGCCAAAGCGGTACCACTACGCTGAAAGTAGAAGGCGGTAGTCTGGCGAAGAATGCAGATGGTACAGACGCAGCCAGTTGGGTATGGTATGCAGGCGGTTGTGGTACAGGTACCGCAATAGGTACCGGCACTACCATCACAGTACCGGTTACTGCGACTACTACTTATTATGTAAGAGCAGAAGGTACAGCTACCTGTGCAGGTTCTAACTGCGCAAGCGGTATCGTCACCGTGTATGACAAACCAGCTGATGCCGATGCGGGTGCTGATGCAAGTCATTGTAGTGACTCTGTTTTTGTGATGAATGCCAATGCTCCATCCATCGCTACCGCAACGGGTGCATGGACTGTAGCCAGCGGTACTGCAAGAATTACCGATACCACCAGTAACACGACTACGGTATATATTAAACCGGGTAATACGGTCACCCTGACATGGACCATTACCAATGGTGCATGTGTTACTTCAGATGATGTAACCATTGCCAACTATGCATTGCCGGGTACAATTAATAAAGGTGTAGACACCATCAGTCAATGTAATAATACATCGTTCGTCATGTCAGCAACAGGTACCGGTAACTGGAGTTTCCTGCCAGGTACTGCGGCTACAGTGAGCGATGCCACCAGTCCAACCGCGACCATCACACTGCCAGCAGGCGATACGGCGACTGTGATCTGGAATGCAACGAATGGCTTGTGTACAAGCGCTGACAGCACCTTCCTGCGCAACTATGCTATGCCTGAAGATGCCAATGCCGGCGCTGCCCAGACCCATTGTAACGATTCGCTCTTCCACATGGCGGCTGCGACATCTGTTTACCAGGGTACCTGGTCTGTACTCAGTGGTACGGCTACTATTGCCGCTGCTGACCTGCACAACCCAACTGCCAGTGTTATTGTATTAGTAAATACGACCGCTACCTTACAGTGGGTCCTGACCAATGGCTCCTGTACAGGTAATCCTGCAACTGTTACCTTAAGCAATATTGGTGGGGTATTGGGTAATGCCATCTCTGCCAACCAGGTGCTGTGTGCATCCGAAACACCGGCTACCCTCACGGGTACTACCACCGTAAGCGGTGGCGATGGTACCTACGCTTACCAGTGGCAGATGAGCACTACGAATGCGACCACCGGTTTCTACAACGTGACTACAGGTACCGGTGGCACTACAGCTGCTTATACACCTGCTGCCCTCTCTGCCGATACCATCTGGTTCAGAAGGGTAGTGACCTCTGGTTGTAGTGGTAGCTCTATCAGTAATGTCGTAAAACTGCAACGCATCTCTACACCACCGGTAGTAGTATCCGTGCCGGCATCTACCAATGCCAGCTGTATGCCGGGCAATGACTACACCACGCTCTTTGGCACACCGGTGTTCAGTCATGCACCCTATACAAATGAACCACTGACCGTTACCTACACAGATAATACGACTACACCAGATGTCTGTACCACAATCATTATGCGTACCTGGACAGCGGTAGATCGTTGTGGGCTGACTGCTACCGCACAGCAAACAATTACTGTGAAGGATACAACCGGACCGGTGTTCACAACGACCGCCCCTGCAAATGTGACGGTCAGCTGTGATAACATTCCGGCAACAGTCTCCCTGACTGCAAATGATCTCTGCTCCGGTACATTTACTGTAGCGCCAATTGAGCAAAGGGTAGACATGGCTGGTCAGTGTACAAATAATTATTACCTGATCCGTAAATGGGTAGCGGTAGATAATTGTGGTAATCCAGGCGATACCCTGAAACAAACTATCACCGTGAAGGATACCACCGGCCCTGTGTTCGATGGTACCGCACCGGCGAATATTACGGTGGATTGTGACAAGCTGCCTGCCGCAGCAACCATGACCGCTACAGACAATTGTACGGCAGGGACCATTACGGTAACGCCTGTAGATACCCGGCAGAATATTTCTGGCAGCTCCTGTACCAATACCTACCAGATCACCCGTACATGGACGGCGATAGATGCCTGTGGTAATATTTCCGCCCTGAAACAGATCATCACAGTGGTAGATACAACGAAACCAGTCTTCTCTGTCATGCTGAGAGATACTACTGTGAATTGTGACCAGGTGCCTGCTGTTTCAACCGTAACTGCAACTGATAATTGTACGGCGAATGTGACAGTATCCGTGAACCAGACCAAAGTATTCCTGAGCACTACCTGTGCCGGCAATTATCGCCTGACACGTACCTGGACAGCGACAGATGGTTGTGGTAACACAGCTACAATGAAACAGGTGATCACCGTACAGGATACCACCAGACCAGTATTTACCGTAGCGCCTCCGGGTGATACAACGGTGAACTGTGATGCTGTACCAGCTACACCATCCAATGTAGTGGCTATAGATAATTGTAGTACCGTGAAGATCAGCTATTCTCAATCCAAAGCAACCATCAGCGGTGCCTGCGCGAGCAACTACCAGCTGATCAGAACATGGATTGCGAAAGATGAATGTGGTAATACTAATACATGGAAACAAACGATCACGGTACAGGATACTACCAGGCCGGTGATTGGTACAGCTCCTGCGGATGCCATCGTATCCTGTGGAGGTACCATCCCTGCAGAAGCTACCCTGTATGCAACTGATAATTGCGATGCGAACTTCCCTAAGCGCGCTACCATGACCACAGATCCTTATACAGTGGATGTATGTAATGGTTATACCATCACGAGAAGATGGAATGTAACCGATGCATGTGGGAATGCAGCGATCGAAAAAGTGCAGGTGATCACCGTCACCCCATGTCCGAAACCACAGCTGGATACGACCATGCCTGTGAACTGTTCTGACAATTCGAAATTTGCACTGCTGCTGTTGAATAAGGTCAACAAACCTAAATTCACGCTGCAAAGTGTAACTCCGGCCAGCGCAGTTACTGCGCCACTCACGCAAACCAGCAATGTGTTCGACCTGAATGGTGCTACAATGGCTACGTTTGTGGTAACAGACGGCGTAACGGGGTGTGTTTCTGATCCGGTGACTTACAACCTGCGTTATGTAGAAAAGCCGACAGTGAACCTGGGGAATGATACTGCGATCTGTACAGGGAATACAATTACCCTGGATGCAGGTGCAGACAATGCCAGCAACGGATACGGTATCGTATGGAGTACAGGGGTCACTACACAACAGATCACGGTGGCTGCAGGTGGTACTTACTATGCAACAGTGACCAACAGTGGTTGTGCGGCAACAGATTCTATCAAAGTAACTATCAATAATCCGCCTACCGTAACGATCCGTGATACTACTATCTGTGAAGGCAGCTCCGTAAAACTGAACGCTTATATACAGGGTGCTACCTACGCATGGAGCACCGGTGATACCGGCCCTTCTATTACAGTCAATACCACTGGTACATATAATGTGGAAGTATCCCTGAACGGCTGTACCGTGACAGATGATGCAACCGTGAATGTAGCCACGCCGCCAGCTATCACATTGACTGCAGATACTGCGGTATGTGCTGGTCAGAGCGTAACATTGGAAGTAGAACCGGACGGAGGTACTGCGGTATGGTCAGATGGATCACTCACAAATACCATCAGCGTATCGAGACCTGGTGATTACTGGGTGACAGTAACAAAGAATAGTTGTGTGGTGACAGATACAGTGAGCGTGACCAACAAGGGAGATGTAGGACTGGATCTGGGCGTAGATAAGGATATTTGTGCAGGAGGTTCTGTGATACTGAATGCAACAAATGAGAATGTCATCTCTTACCTGTGGAATGATGGTACGACCGATCCGATCAGGGAAGTAAACACACCTGGTAAATATATCGTGACGGTGCTGGACAAATACTGTAACCTGACATCTTCTGATAGTATCAATGTAACGGTAGCGGGTATAGGTACATTCAGACTTGGTAATGATACAACCATTTGCGAAGGTGAGGCACTGACACTAAAAGTAAGCACGGGTACAGGTAATAGTATTAAGTGGCAGGATGGCTCAACCACTTCCTGGTATGTGGTAACAAAGACCGGTTATTATACAGCGACTATTTATAATGAATGTGGTTCAATAACGGAAGGTATTACAGTCAATTACAAGACTTGTAATGAGCAACCTGTGACGGTGAATGCATTTACACCAAATGGAGATGGAAATAACGACTACTTCAAACCGGGCGTGAGCGGCACCATGATCGATTATGAGCTGAGTGTGTTCAATCGCTGGGGTGTGCTGATCTATAGCGCCAAAGATGCCGGTACCGGGTGGGATGGACGATTTAAAGGAATGTTGGTGGAGGAAGGTACTTATCTATGGATAGTGAATTATAGAAAAGCAAGTGGTGGAGAGAAGTTGACACTGAAAGGAAATGTGACAGTCATTAAATAA
- a CDS encoding PLP-dependent aminotransferase family protein produces MLRPWKLEIQLDPQSEKAIYLQIADIIIQDIQTGRLKAGDALPSSRQLAADLSVNRNTVVDALNVLINEGWIEAKPRKGAFVADVLPSLQTRKQTIHTPENKGHIHLYFDDGFPDSKIAPVTELARAYRKIFNQKARWQLMGYNNELGDESFRKVVAQMLNHQRGMQVTASDICITRGSQMATYLAAHCLLSPGDQVIVESPGYRPAWKALENAGAQLIPIAVDKEGIVIDDIISCLQSHQKIKAIYITPHHQYPTTVTLSLQRRQALIRLSNEYGCTIVEDDYDNEFHFGYRPVLPLASFAELKHYAYIGTMSKVVAPALRIGYLVSNDRAVMKKVAALRKIIDVQGDAMMEQAVLELINDGTIKKHIRKATLFYKNKRDKTLQLLEKYLKGKADYEVPEGGLAFWIVPKQTINWPKVATELLAKGIKINTPDNYSDDATLNGFRFGYGALSEVQLEEGIKALSAYMPGMNRS; encoded by the coding sequence ATGCTACGTCCCTGGAAATTAGAAATACAACTGGATCCGCAATCCGAAAAAGCGATCTATTTACAAATCGCTGATATCATCATTCAGGATATCCAGACCGGCCGGTTAAAAGCAGGCGATGCCCTGCCCAGTAGCCGCCAGCTGGCAGCAGATCTCAGCGTAAACAGGAATACCGTTGTCGATGCACTGAATGTGCTGATCAATGAAGGCTGGATCGAAGCAAAACCCCGCAAAGGCGCTTTCGTGGCCGATGTATTGCCCTCTCTCCAAACACGCAAACAGACCATTCACACTCCTGAAAACAAAGGCCATATCCATCTCTATTTTGATGACGGTTTCCCGGATAGCAAGATTGCCCCCGTGACAGAACTGGCCAGGGCCTACAGAAAAATATTCAATCAGAAAGCCCGGTGGCAGTTGATGGGCTATAACAATGAACTGGGAGATGAATCTTTTCGAAAAGTGGTCGCCCAGATGCTAAACCACCAACGCGGCATGCAGGTCACTGCAAGTGATATCTGCATCACAAGAGGAAGCCAGATGGCCACCTACCTCGCCGCACATTGCCTGCTATCTCCCGGTGACCAGGTAATTGTAGAAAGTCCCGGGTACCGCCCTGCCTGGAAAGCACTGGAAAATGCCGGCGCACAGCTGATCCCCATCGCCGTCGATAAGGAAGGCATTGTTATTGACGATATCATCTCCTGTCTGCAATCACACCAAAAGATCAAGGCGATTTACATCACGCCGCATCACCAATATCCTACCACCGTCACATTAAGTCTGCAACGCCGGCAAGCGCTGATACGGCTATCCAATGAATATGGTTGTACGATTGTGGAAGATGATTATGATAATGAATTCCACTTTGGATACCGCCCGGTATTACCACTGGCGAGTTTTGCGGAATTGAAGCATTACGCCTACATCGGCACCATGAGTAAGGTGGTGGCTCCTGCATTGCGTATCGGTTACCTCGTGTCAAACGATCGTGCAGTTATGAAAAAGGTAGCGGCCCTTCGCAAAATAATTGATGTACAGGGAGATGCCATGATGGAACAGGCTGTATTAGAACTGATCAATGATGGCACGATTAAAAAACATATCCGCAAGGCCACCCTCTTTTATAAGAACAAAAGAGATAAGACCCTGCAACTGCTGGAAAAATACCTGAAAGGAAAAGCAGATTATGAAGTACCCGAAGGCGGACTCGCATTCTGGATTGTGCCAAAACAAACCATCAACTGGCCAAAGGTTGCCACTGAACTTTTGGCGAAAGGTATTAAGATCAATACCCCTGATAACTATAGTGATGATGCTACCCTCAATGGATTCAGATTCGGATATGGCGCGCTTTCAGAAGTACAGCTGGAAGAAGGTATTAAGGCATTGTCAGCGTATATGCCCGGTATGAATAGATCATAG
- a CDS encoding ATP-binding protein, which yields MSVYDLTIQETVNVDFDEIFFTPENKTALAQVIKEYKYLDELKKYGLQIDNKILLHGQSGCGKTTTAKAIATALKKKITIVNLSNLVSARIGETSKNLKSLFDLSARQKSVLFLDEFDLMGKTRDNNEDNDVGEMRRLVNSLIQEIDYLPAESLLICATNHYEMIDPAILRRFQLKIKYELPSDKDLDGYYDKMLAPFPAHLQDLERRYGISYAEVKDYIHTTMKKRIIAELETHENQ from the coding sequence ATGAGCGTATACGACCTTACCATACAGGAAACGGTAAATGTTGATTTTGATGAGATCTTCTTTACACCTGAAAACAAAACGGCCCTGGCCCAGGTGATCAAAGAATACAAATACCTCGATGAGCTGAAAAAATACGGCTTACAGATCGACAATAAGATCCTCCTGCACGGGCAGTCCGGCTGCGGTAAAACCACGACTGCCAAAGCGATCGCCACTGCCCTGAAAAAGAAGATCACCATCGTAAACCTGAGTAACCTCGTATCGGCCCGTATCGGTGAGACTTCGAAAAATCTGAAGTCATTATTCGATCTTTCTGCCAGGCAAAAGTCTGTGCTCTTCCTCGATGAGTTTGACCTGATGGGTAAAACCCGTGACAATAATGAAGACAACGATGTAGGCGAGATGCGCCGGCTCGTGAACTCCCTCATCCAGGAAATAGATTACCTGCCTGCTGAGAGTCTGCTGATCTGCGCCACCAATCACTACGAAATGATCGATCCAGCCATCCTGCGCAGGTTTCAGTTAAAGATCAAATATGAATTACCTTCCGACAAAGACCTGGATGGTTACTATGATAAAATGCTGGCACCATTTCCCGCTCACCTGCAGGACCTGGAACGCAGATACGGTATCTCATACGCAGAAGTAAAGGACTACATTCATACCACCATGAAGAAACGCATCATCGCAGAACTGGAAACACACGAAAATCAATGA
- a CDS encoding YggS family pyridoxal phosphate-dependent enzyme — protein sequence MQEITNNIQTVHQRIRNACQTAGRDEKEVRLLLATKTVPPEKIRIAIEAGETLIGENKVQEFRNKHDALKDLRIERHFIGHLQTNKIKDVLKYVSCIQSLDRLSIAQELDKRLQSEGRSLDVFIQVNTSYEESKFGVSPEDVDAFIKAIQKLDTLHIKGLMTIGLLDVEVEKMRPSLRLLRTIKERMGMNDLLLSMGMSQDLEPAIAEGSNIVRVGTSIFGNRFSGKEIWNENEIIS from the coding sequence ATGCAGGAAATAACAAATAACATCCAAACCGTTCACCAAAGGATCAGGAACGCCTGCCAAACCGCAGGCCGTGATGAAAAAGAGGTACGCCTACTCCTCGCTACCAAAACAGTCCCCCCGGAAAAAATCCGCATCGCCATTGAAGCCGGCGAAACCCTGATCGGTGAAAATAAAGTCCAGGAGTTCCGCAACAAGCACGATGCCCTGAAAGACCTGCGCATCGAACGCCATTTTATCGGACATTTGCAAACCAATAAGATCAAAGATGTCCTAAAATATGTAAGTTGCATCCAATCGCTGGACCGGTTGTCCATCGCACAGGAACTGGACAAACGCCTGCAAAGCGAAGGCCGCAGCCTCGACGTCTTCATACAGGTCAATACCTCTTATGAAGAAAGCAAATTCGGGGTGTCACCCGAAGATGTCGATGCTTTCATCAAAGCCATCCAAAAATTGGATACATTACATATCAAAGGCTTAATGACAATCGGTCTGCTGGATGTGGAAGTTGAAAAAATGCGCCCCTCTTTACGGTTATTAAGAACTATTAAAGAACGCATGGGCATGAATGACCTGCTACTTTCCATGGGTATGTCACAAGACCTGGAACCCGCCATTGCCGAAGGATCCAACATCGTACGTGTAGGTACCTCCATTTTCGGCAATCGCTTCTCAGGCAAGGAAATCTGGAATGAAAACGAAATTATATCATGA
- a CDS encoding glutamine amidotransferase-related protein: MHIHFIIHEAYEAPGAYLLWANAREYDVTFTHIYKGQLPLDQASNIDLLIVMGGPQSPYTLPTAKEEIHLIQQCIKANKAVVGACLGAQLIGEALGARYDHSPHKEIGVLPIELTNAGIKSDMIGHFGAILDVGHWHYDMPGLTDQCKILAKSKACPRQIIEYSPLVYGFQCHMEFTPEVMDLLIANSNEDDIQNPDADFSDMNDKLFTFCDKLIAAYAGNNK, from the coding sequence ATGCACATACACTTTATCATTCACGAGGCCTACGAAGCGCCTGGTGCATACCTCCTTTGGGCCAACGCGAGGGAGTACGATGTCACTTTCACGCACATCTACAAAGGACAATTGCCACTTGATCAGGCCAGTAATATCGACCTCCTCATCGTGATGGGAGGCCCGCAAAGCCCGTATACCCTGCCCACCGCAAAGGAAGAAATTCACCTGATACAGCAATGTATCAAGGCCAACAAAGCCGTGGTAGGCGCCTGTCTCGGTGCGCAACTCATCGGCGAAGCCCTTGGCGCCCGTTACGATCATAGTCCGCATAAAGAGATCGGCGTACTCCCTATCGAACTCACCAATGCCGGTATCAAAAGCGATATGATCGGTCACTTCGGTGCCATCCTCGATGTAGGTCACTGGCACTATGATATGCCCGGCCTGACAGATCAATGTAAAATACTGGCCAAAAGCAAAGCCTGTCCCCGCCAGATCATTGAATACTCACCACTGGTCTACGGCTTTCAATGCCACATGGAATTCACCCCCGAAGTAATGGACCTCCTCATTGCCAACAGTAACGAAGACGACATCCAAAACCCGGACGCTGACTTCTCTGATATGAACGACAAACTTTTCACCTTTTGCGACAAACTCATTGCAGCCTATGCAGGAAATAACAAATAA